A stretch of the Elephas maximus indicus isolate mEleMax1 chromosome 3, mEleMax1 primary haplotype, whole genome shotgun sequence genome encodes the following:
- the ADAT3 gene encoding probable inactive tRNA-specific adenosine deaminase-like protein 3 isoform X1: protein MGPSMFIHLLTATWVVSTFWVLQTVLLCTHVCRPLCGRVFLVLSGGYLWGLVAHMAAAPLMLTSPLGVGSPRQLCANSSLLLSSLALFFVRQRFTFGRQQGSICLLPWKQWVHVWLGPAVQPGGPWAWCVRKGAPPIQLHGSPWRRPWTAAAAVTPGAFRARPRMEPHRKEEAGSPEQELLSSPSPWRVLPVLSEQQSGPVELVPAYAAPVLDPRQTSRLVREVSAALPLPAQPHLKRVRPNLDASLPHALELLLCLAGDDSGTCTLSELLPPAVDPHGLGPPFLVPVPARPPLTRAQFEAARAHWPSTFHEDKQVTRALAGRLFSTQERARMQGHMERAVRAAQRAAARGLRAVGAVVVDPGSGHVLATGHDCCSAATPLLHATMVCIDLVAQGQGRGAHDLGPHPACSFALAAAPQAIRPGTVRKLDCCDKDGEDGLPYVCTGYDLYVTREPCVMCAMALVHARIRRVFYGAPSPDGALGTHFRLHARPDLNHRFQVFRGVLEDQCRRLDPDT from the exons ATGGGCCCCAGCATGTTTATCCATCTGTTGACGGCCACTTGGGTTGTGTCCACCTTTTGGGTCCTGCAAACCGTGCTGCTGTGTACGCACGTGTGCAGGCCTCTGTGTGGACGTGTGTTTCTAGTCCTCTCGGGTGGATACCTGTGGGGATTGGTGGCTCACATGGCAGCTGCCCCCCTGATGTTAACGTCCCCGCTAGGAGTTGGCAGCCCCCGCCAGCTGTGTGCCAACAGCAGCCTGCTTTTGTCCtcgcttgctttgttttttgtcagACAGAGATTTACTTTTGGGCGACAACAAGGCAGCATTTGTCTTTTGCCTTGGAAACAGTGGGTGCATGTGTGGCTGGGGCCAGCCGTGCAGCCCGGGGGACCCTGGGCGTGGTGTGTGAGGAAGGGGGCTCCACCGATCCAGCTGCATGGATCCCCCTGGCGGAGGCCTTGGACAGCAGCAGCTGCGGTGACACCAGGTGCCT TCAGAGCCCGGCCGAGGATGGAGCCACACAGGAAGGAGGAGGCCGGGAGCCCGGAGCAAGAGCTGTTGTCATCACCGTCACCGTGGCGAGTGCTGCCCGTCCTGTCGGAGCAGCAGAGCGGGCCGGTGGAGCTGGTGCCCGCGTACGCCGCACCCGTGCTCGACCCGCGCCAGACCTCCCGCCTTGTCCGGGAGGTGTCGGCCGCCCTCCCACTGCCCGCCCAGCCACACCTCAAACGGGTGAGGCCAAACCTGGATGCCAGCCTCCCACACGCGCTTGAGCTGCTGTTGTGCCTGGCAGGAGACGACTCAGGCACGTGCACGCTCAGTGAGCTCCTGCCGCCAGCTGTGGACCCGCATGGGTTGGGGCCACCCTTCCTGGTGCCCGTGCCTGCCCGGCCCCCTCTGACACGGGCCCAGTTCGAGGCGGCGCGGGCCCACTGGCCCTCGACCTTCCACGAGGACAAGCAGGTGACGCGTGCACTGGCCGGCCGGCTCTTCTCGACGCAGGAGAGAGCCCGTATGCAGGGCCACATGGAGCGGGCCGTGCGGGCTGCCCAGCGGGCAGCCGCACGGGGCCTGCGGGCTGTGGGTGCTGTGGTGGTGGACCCGGGCTCGGGCCACGTGCTGGCCACGGGCCATGACTGCTGCAGTGCAGCCACCCCCTTGCTGCATGCCACCATGGTGTGCATTGACCTTGTGGCCCAGGGTCAGGGCCGCGGTGCCCACGACCTCGGGCCCCACCCCGCCTGCTCCTTCGCGCTGGCTGCAGCTCCCCAGGCCATCCGGCCGGGCACCGTGCGGAAGCTGGACTGCTGTGACAAGGACGGTGAGGACGGGCTCCCGTATGTGTGTACTGGCTACGACCTCTACGTCACCCGTGAGCCCTGCGTCATGTGTGCCATGGCCCTTGTGCACGCTCGCATCCGCAGAGTCTTCTACGGGGCACCCTCGCCTGACGGTGCTCTGGGTACCCACTTCCGCCTCCATGCCCGGCCGGACCTCAACCACCGCTTCCAAGTGTTCCGTGGTGTGCTGGAGGACCAGTGCCGCCGACTCGACCCAGACACGTAG
- the ADAT3 gene encoding probable inactive tRNA-specific adenosine deaminase-like protein 3 isoform X2 → MEYYSALKRNEAVVHATTWISLEKMTSVRARPRMEPHRKEEAGSPEQELLSSPSPWRVLPVLSEQQSGPVELVPAYAAPVLDPRQTSRLVREVSAALPLPAQPHLKRVRPNLDASLPHALELLLCLAGDDSGTCTLSELLPPAVDPHGLGPPFLVPVPARPPLTRAQFEAARAHWPSTFHEDKQVTRALAGRLFSTQERARMQGHMERAVRAAQRAAARGLRAVGAVVVDPGSGHVLATGHDCCSAATPLLHATMVCIDLVAQGQGRGAHDLGPHPACSFALAAAPQAIRPGTVRKLDCCDKDGEDGLPYVCTGYDLYVTREPCVMCAMALVHARIRRVFYGAPSPDGALGTHFRLHARPDLNHRFQVFRGVLEDQCRRLDPDT, encoded by the exons atggagtattactcagccttAAAGAGGAATGAAGCTGTGGTACACGCTACGACGTGGATCAGCCTCGAAAAGATGACATCCG TCAGAGCCCGGCCGAGGATGGAGCCACACAGGAAGGAGGAGGCCGGGAGCCCGGAGCAAGAGCTGTTGTCATCACCGTCACCGTGGCGAGTGCTGCCCGTCCTGTCGGAGCAGCAGAGCGGGCCGGTGGAGCTGGTGCCCGCGTACGCCGCACCCGTGCTCGACCCGCGCCAGACCTCCCGCCTTGTCCGGGAGGTGTCGGCCGCCCTCCCACTGCCCGCCCAGCCACACCTCAAACGGGTGAGGCCAAACCTGGATGCCAGCCTCCCACACGCGCTTGAGCTGCTGTTGTGCCTGGCAGGAGACGACTCAGGCACGTGCACGCTCAGTGAGCTCCTGCCGCCAGCTGTGGACCCGCATGGGTTGGGGCCACCCTTCCTGGTGCCCGTGCCTGCCCGGCCCCCTCTGACACGGGCCCAGTTCGAGGCGGCGCGGGCCCACTGGCCCTCGACCTTCCACGAGGACAAGCAGGTGACGCGTGCACTGGCCGGCCGGCTCTTCTCGACGCAGGAGAGAGCCCGTATGCAGGGCCACATGGAGCGGGCCGTGCGGGCTGCCCAGCGGGCAGCCGCACGGGGCCTGCGGGCTGTGGGTGCTGTGGTGGTGGACCCGGGCTCGGGCCACGTGCTGGCCACGGGCCATGACTGCTGCAGTGCAGCCACCCCCTTGCTGCATGCCACCATGGTGTGCATTGACCTTGTGGCCCAGGGTCAGGGCCGCGGTGCCCACGACCTCGGGCCCCACCCCGCCTGCTCCTTCGCGCTGGCTGCAGCTCCCCAGGCCATCCGGCCGGGCACCGTGCGGAAGCTGGACTGCTGTGACAAGGACGGTGAGGACGGGCTCCCGTATGTGTGTACTGGCTACGACCTCTACGTCACCCGTGAGCCCTGCGTCATGTGTGCCATGGCCCTTGTGCACGCTCGCATCCGCAGAGTCTTCTACGGGGCACCCTCGCCTGACGGTGCTCTGGGTACCCACTTCCGCCTCCATGCCCGGCCGGACCTCAACCACCGCTTCCAAGTGTTCCGTGGTGTGCTGGAGGACCAGTGCCGCCGACTCGACCCAGACACGTAG
- the ADAT3 gene encoding probable inactive tRNA-specific adenosine deaminase-like protein 3 isoform X3, with amino-acid sequence MEPHRKEEAGSPEQELLSSPSPWRVLPVLSEQQSGPVELVPAYAAPVLDPRQTSRLVREVSAALPLPAQPHLKRVRPNLDASLPHALELLLCLAGDDSGTCTLSELLPPAVDPHGLGPPFLVPVPARPPLTRAQFEAARAHWPSTFHEDKQVTRALAGRLFSTQERARMQGHMERAVRAAQRAAARGLRAVGAVVVDPGSGHVLATGHDCCSAATPLLHATMVCIDLVAQGQGRGAHDLGPHPACSFALAAAPQAIRPGTVRKLDCCDKDGEDGLPYVCTGYDLYVTREPCVMCAMALVHARIRRVFYGAPSPDGALGTHFRLHARPDLNHRFQVFRGVLEDQCRRLDPDT; translated from the coding sequence ATGGAGCCACACAGGAAGGAGGAGGCCGGGAGCCCGGAGCAAGAGCTGTTGTCATCACCGTCACCGTGGCGAGTGCTGCCCGTCCTGTCGGAGCAGCAGAGCGGGCCGGTGGAGCTGGTGCCCGCGTACGCCGCACCCGTGCTCGACCCGCGCCAGACCTCCCGCCTTGTCCGGGAGGTGTCGGCCGCCCTCCCACTGCCCGCCCAGCCACACCTCAAACGGGTGAGGCCAAACCTGGATGCCAGCCTCCCACACGCGCTTGAGCTGCTGTTGTGCCTGGCAGGAGACGACTCAGGCACGTGCACGCTCAGTGAGCTCCTGCCGCCAGCTGTGGACCCGCATGGGTTGGGGCCACCCTTCCTGGTGCCCGTGCCTGCCCGGCCCCCTCTGACACGGGCCCAGTTCGAGGCGGCGCGGGCCCACTGGCCCTCGACCTTCCACGAGGACAAGCAGGTGACGCGTGCACTGGCCGGCCGGCTCTTCTCGACGCAGGAGAGAGCCCGTATGCAGGGCCACATGGAGCGGGCCGTGCGGGCTGCCCAGCGGGCAGCCGCACGGGGCCTGCGGGCTGTGGGTGCTGTGGTGGTGGACCCGGGCTCGGGCCACGTGCTGGCCACGGGCCATGACTGCTGCAGTGCAGCCACCCCCTTGCTGCATGCCACCATGGTGTGCATTGACCTTGTGGCCCAGGGTCAGGGCCGCGGTGCCCACGACCTCGGGCCCCACCCCGCCTGCTCCTTCGCGCTGGCTGCAGCTCCCCAGGCCATCCGGCCGGGCACCGTGCGGAAGCTGGACTGCTGTGACAAGGACGGTGAGGACGGGCTCCCGTATGTGTGTACTGGCTACGACCTCTACGTCACCCGTGAGCCCTGCGTCATGTGTGCCATGGCCCTTGTGCACGCTCGCATCCGCAGAGTCTTCTACGGGGCACCCTCGCCTGACGGTGCTCTGGGTACCCACTTCCGCCTCCATGCCCGGCCGGACCTCAACCACCGCTTCCAAGTGTTCCGTGGTGTGCTGGAGGACCAGTGCCGCCGACTCGACCCAGACACGTAG